The genomic interval GACTTACTACACCATGGTGAGGACTTCCACGCCGGAGTTTTGTGGCCTATGCCACGAAATTCAGCCTGCGGTGATGGGCTGGAAATCGTCAACGCACGCAAACAATGGCCAGGGCTTTGTTGCCGATTGTATGGATTGTCATTTGCCTGCCCCCCATGACACGTTTGACTTTTTCTATGCAAAAGCAGCGCACGGGCTTAAGGACGTTGTTTCCCATTACACAGGCGGTGCGGAGACCTATGACCGCCAAGTCATGAAAGAGCACGTCTGGTCAACCATGAAGAACGACCAGTGTATGAAATGCCATCGCAATCTGCTGCATATGCCAGCAAAACGCGGCGCAATGTTGGCGCATCGCAAGGTCCTATACGCCAACAACGGCGAAGAGTACCGATGCACGGATTGCCACAGGGAGCTGGTTCACAACGATCGACAATTTTACGAGTACAAGCAGTTCAATGCGCCTTACAGGGCCAATGGACTGCGGAATCTAGGACACCAGGAGGGTTCGGAATGAAAAGGAGTGTGATTGTACTATTGATGGTCACGTTGACAGCCCTGTTCGCGGCAGCGGCTGCGGCGCAAAACTTCCCGAAGGTCCGGGAGTTGCGCATGGATCGGGCCACGCCTCCCCAAGGCGTTGCATGTATCGAATGTCATAAAAAGGAAACCCCCGGGATTTTTGCAGATTGGGCCATGAGCCGCCATGCTTCAGCGGGAATCACCTGCCTTGATTGTCACCAGGCGCAACCCGGGGACAAGGATATTTCTGTAGACCACGAAAAATATTACTCCAGAGGCGATATGCCCATGGGTGAAAAGCAATACTTTGTCCCGGTGGCATCCCCTGTCACCCCAAAGGACTGCTCTCGCTGTCACCCTGACGAGGCCAAACAGTACGCCAAG from Desulfovibrio sp. Huiquan2017 carries:
- a CDS encoding NapC/NirT family cytochrome c; translated protein: MERKTKSLLLIVVGVAIAFPLFSMTYYTMVRTSTPEFCGLCHEIQPAVMGWKSSTHANNGQGFVADCMDCHLPAPHDTFDFFYAKAAHGLKDVVSHYTGGAETYDRQVMKEHVWSTMKNDQCMKCHRNLLHMPAKRGAMLAHRKVLYANNGEEYRCTDCHRELVHNDRQFYEYKQFNAPYRANGLRNLGHQEGSE